In the genome of Halapricum salinum, one region contains:
- a CDS encoding potassium channel family protein has protein sequence MDEEVGYEPVSVKDVLAEMKDTAELLIDLSYSAVLLGSDDIAEEVLDLEARMDVLHLRARMSLLMAARNPEDAEALAPVLGVVGAAEKISDAAGDIAKIVLEDIGLPEAMRAALPEAIETLVRATAVDDSAYVGRTLGAINLETETGVRVIAIRRGGEWLLNPDAETTIEAGDVALLRGPTDGLDRVYTDVTGETYETLEPPTEEFDDLERAVDSIVLMKNMSELAVDLAYGSVLFDSEAVAEEVRELEAEVDALQSRFEAWTLRSASRVDEPINLRGLVHLGRSTEVISDAALEISEGVLMGIGTHPVVAAAVEESDEVIVRVSVEPDSDLAGTTLGETAVKTETGMRIIAVRHAGRESQRTGREGSDWVISPTAATEIEGGDILLAKGTRSGASRLSELAS, from the coding sequence ATGGACGAGGAGGTCGGTTACGAACCGGTCAGCGTCAAGGACGTGCTGGCCGAGATGAAAGACACCGCCGAGCTGCTGATCGATCTCTCCTACTCGGCGGTGTTGCTGGGCAGTGACGACATCGCCGAGGAAGTGCTCGACCTCGAAGCCAGGATGGACGTGCTCCACCTCCGCGCCCGGATGAGCCTCTTGATGGCCGCGCGCAATCCCGAGGACGCGGAGGCGCTCGCGCCCGTTCTCGGCGTCGTGGGTGCGGCCGAAAAGATCAGCGACGCTGCCGGCGATATCGCCAAGATCGTCCTCGAAGACATCGGCCTGCCCGAAGCGATGCGGGCTGCCCTTCCGGAGGCGATCGAGACACTCGTCCGGGCCACAGCCGTCGACGACTCTGCGTACGTCGGTCGAACGCTCGGAGCGATCAACCTCGAAACCGAGACCGGCGTCCGCGTTATCGCGATCCGCCGCGGCGGCGAGTGGCTACTCAACCCCGACGCCGAGACGACGATCGAGGCCGGCGATGTCGCGCTCTTGCGGGGACCTACCGACGGACTCGACAGGGTCTACACCGACGTGACCGGTGAGACCTACGAGACGCTCGAGCCGCCGACCGAGGAGTTCGACGACCTCGAACGCGCGGTCGACTCGATCGTCCTGATGAAGAACATGAGCGAACTCGCGGTCGATCTGGCTTACGGATCGGTCCTGTTCGACAGCGAGGCCGTCGCCGAAGAGGTCCGCGAGCTAGAGGCCGAGGTCGACGCCCTCCAGTCGCGCTTCGAGGCCTGGACCCTCCGCTCGGCGAGTCGTGTCGACGAGCCGATCAACCTCCGGGGGTTGGTCCACCTCGGCCGCTCGACCGAGGTCATCTCCGACGCCGCCCTGGAGATCAGCGAGGGCGTCCTCATGGGGATCGGCACGCATCCAGTCGTCGCCGCGGCCGTCGAGGAGAGCGACGAGGTGATCGTCCGGGTATCGGTCGAACCCGACAGTGACCTCGCGGGCACGACGCTGGGCGAGACGGCAGTCAAGACAGAGACGGGAATGCGTATCATCGCGGTCCGCCACGCCGGCCGCGAGAGCCAGCGCACCGGGCGCGAAGGTAGCGACTGGGTCATCTCGCCGACGGCGGCGACCGAGATCGAAGGTGGAGATATCCTTCTCGCGAAAGGCACTCGAAGCGGCGCGTCGCGACTCTCGGAACTGGCGTCGTAG
- the ilvA gene encoding threonine ammonia-lyase: MLSLSDVLAARDRVAETARHTPLDYSHTFSSMTGATVHLKLETFQRTGAFKIRGATNRIATLSEAEKDAGVVTASAGNHAQGVALAATRMGVDSKIVMPEHAPISKIEATRNYGASVVLSGEDYDAASERAHEIAREEGRTYVHAFDDPMVMAGQGTIGLEIYEDLPGVETVVVPIGGGGLISGIATALKGKDEDIRVIGVQAEGASSVAQSLEKGEVVEREGVETIADGIATRKVGTQTFEIIRERVDEVVTVSDSEIAVALTKLLERSKTLVEGAGAVPLAAVLFEKFDFEEDEVIVPALCGGNIDLNVLTTVIMRGLIETGRYLRLKTVLKDRPGSLEQLVEVISEQQANIYAIEHDRASRDIAMNDAEVELDLETKGPEHVDELIDALKRHGYEVEVLV; encoded by the coding sequence ATGCTGTCGCTTTCGGACGTGCTGGCTGCGCGCGATCGGGTCGCCGAGACCGCCCGGCACACGCCACTGGACTACTCACACACGTTCTCGTCGATGACAGGCGCGACTGTCCACCTGAAGCTAGAGACGTTCCAGCGGACGGGCGCGTTCAAGATCAGGGGCGCGACCAACCGGATCGCGACGCTCAGCGAGGCCGAGAAAGACGCCGGCGTCGTCACCGCGAGCGCAGGCAACCACGCCCAGGGCGTCGCGCTGGCGGCCACGCGGATGGGCGTCGACTCGAAGATCGTCATGCCCGAGCACGCCCCCATCTCGAAGATCGAGGCCACCCGCAACTACGGGGCGTCGGTCGTTCTCTCGGGTGAAGACTACGACGCCGCGTCCGAGCGCGCTCACGAGATCGCCCGCGAAGAAGGGCGGACGTACGTCCACGCCTTCGACGACCCGATGGTGATGGCCGGTCAGGGGACGATCGGTCTGGAGATCTACGAAGATCTGCCGGGCGTCGAAACCGTCGTCGTCCCGATCGGTGGCGGTGGCCTGATTTCGGGAATCGCCACGGCGCTGAAAGGCAAAGACGAGGATATCCGCGTGATCGGCGTGCAGGCCGAAGGGGCCTCCAGCGTCGCCCAGTCCCTGGAGAAAGGCGAGGTCGTCGAGCGCGAGGGCGTCGAGACAATCGCCGACGGGATCGCGACCCGCAAGGTCGGAACCCAGACCTTCGAGATTATCCGCGAGCGCGTCGACGAGGTCGTCACCGTCAGCGACTCCGAAATTGCGGTCGCGCTGACGAAACTGCTGGAGCGCTCGAAGACCCTCGTCGAGGGGGCGGGTGCGGTCCCGCTGGCGGCGGTGCTGTTCGAGAAGTTCGACTTCGAGGAGGACGAGGTGATCGTTCCCGCGCTCTGTGGTGGTAACATCGACCTGAACGTCCTGACGACGGTGATCATGCGCGGGTTGATCGAGACGGGGCGGTATCTCCGACTGAAGACGGTGCTCAAAGATCGGCCGGGGTCGCTCGAACAGCTCGTCGAAGTGATCTCAGAGCAGCAGGCCAACATCTACGCGATCGAGCACGACCGCGCGTCGCGGGACATCGCGATGAACGACGCCGAGGTCGAACTCGATCTGGAGACCAAGGGGCCGGAGCACGTCGATGAGTTGATCGACGCGCTGAAGAGACACGGCTACGAGGTGGAGGTGCTGGTGTGA
- a CDS encoding twin-arginine translocation signal domain-containing protein, producing MNRRHFLAGTASAAALLAGCASSGESPPNTDDPATDDPPSSDPTTEPPTTEPPTTEPPTTEPPTTEPPSDPADGAALVNGSFESDLEGWTKGKDLPADPNNPDQKVDSEIKVTTDRASEGDTGLFGFLDGSADDGTIWVQQEADLSEVSTLKVDGYSEQESFNTVLQVATYAGPVPEDGLVERDFDRSNSLWDHEGWKTYEYDVDHDGEGLIAVGLNIVWETNAAGVLDNVRLE from the coding sequence GTGAACCGACGCCACTTCCTGGCTGGTACGGCCTCGGCCGCCGCGCTCCTGGCCGGCTGTGCTAGCAGCGGCGAATCGCCTCCGAACACCGACGATCCGGCGACCGACGACCCACCGAGTAGTGATCCGACGACCGAGCCGCCGACCACCGAACCGCCGACGACAGAGCCGCCGACCACCGAACCGCCGACGACAGAGCCGCCGTCGGATCCGGCGGACGGTGCAGCGCTCGTCAACGGGAGCTTCGAGTCGGATCTGGAGGGCTGGACGAAGGGCAAGGATCTGCCGGCCGACCCCAACAACCCCGACCAGAAGGTCGATTCGGAGATCAAGGTGACGACCGACCGCGCCTCCGAGGGCGATACTGGCCTGTTCGGCTTTCTCGACGGCAGCGCCGACGACGGAACCATCTGGGTCCAGCAGGAGGCCGACCTCTCGGAGGTCTCGACGCTCAAGGTCGACGGCTACAGCGAGCAGGAGTCGTTCAACACGGTCCTGCAGGTCGCGACCTACGCCGGCCCCGTCCCCGAGGACGGCCTCGTCGAGAGGGACTTCGACCGCAGCAACTCGCTGTGGGACCACGAAGGATGGAAGACCTACGAGTACGACGTCGACCACGACGGCGAGGGCCTGATCGCCGTCGGCCTCAACATCGTCTGGGAGACCAACGCTGCGGGGGTCCTCGACAACGTGCGGCTGGAGTAG
- a CDS encoding ferredoxin, whose protein sequence is MKVEYDYDTCIGMFQCVAEWDAFERDEDAGKAVLTDSEEVEEDLFVREVPDGTELDAKFAARACPVDAITVYDDDGEQLIP, encoded by the coding sequence ATGAAAGTCGAGTACGACTACGACACCTGTATCGGGATGTTCCAGTGTGTCGCCGAGTGGGACGCCTTCGAGCGAGACGAGGACGCCGGCAAAGCCGTCCTGACCGACAGCGAGGAAGTCGAGGAGGATCTGTTCGTCCGCGAGGTGCCCGACGGCACGGAACTCGACGCGAAGTTCGCCGCCCGGGCCTGCCCAGTCGACGCCATCACGGTCTACGACGACGACGGCGAGCAACTGATTCCCTGA
- a CDS encoding succinylglutamate desuccinylase/aspartoacylase family protein, translating to MTSLGTASAAPGEMDTGRLWVGETRDGTDVGLPVAVINGADSGKTLYVQAASDGDELNGVGVLQRFVPQLDPTELSGTILITGIVNYHAFQVAEHRNPIDDTKMNRAYPGDADGTSTERIAAATFDAATRADLVVDLHQGSTSRMINEVRVRCGRRHRRHQACLELAKVFDCGHVLDQKGPDGQLARAAPDEGIPTIDPELGGCVGWDEQSIQYGVQGLWNVLDYYDFLQGEVELTTQTRASGFDQYGAPAGGLVDFKVDLGEEVTRGDTLYTITDVFGSKKDVVTADSNGILWRTRRLPQVATGEYVCSVGTNVDTY from the coding sequence ATGACGAGTCTCGGTACGGCGAGTGCGGCCCCGGGTGAGATGGACACGGGGCGGCTGTGGGTCGGCGAGACGCGCGACGGGACCGACGTCGGGCTGCCAGTGGCAGTGATCAACGGCGCTGATTCGGGCAAGACTCTCTACGTCCAGGCCGCCAGTGATGGCGACGAACTCAACGGCGTCGGCGTCCTCCAGCGGTTCGTCCCGCAGCTCGATCCCACGGAGCTGTCGGGGACGATCCTGATCACGGGGATCGTCAACTACCACGCTTTCCAGGTCGCCGAGCACCGCAACCCCATCGACGACACCAAGATGAACCGGGCCTACCCCGGTGACGCCGACGGGACGTCGACCGAGCGGATCGCCGCCGCGACCTTCGACGCCGCCACGCGGGCGGATCTGGTGGTCGACCTCCACCAGGGGTCGACCAGCCGGATGATCAACGAGGTCCGCGTGCGGTGTGGGCGGCGCCACCGTCGCCACCAGGCCTGTCTCGAACTTGCGAAGGTCTTCGACTGCGGCCACGTCCTCGATCAGAAAGGCCCCGACGGCCAGCTCGCCCGCGCCGCCCCCGACGAAGGAATCCCGACGATCGACCCGGAACTGGGCGGCTGTGTCGGCTGGGACGAACAGAGTATCCAGTACGGTGTCCAGGGGCTGTGGAACGTGCTCGACTACTACGATTTCCTCCAGGGAGAGGTCGAACTCACCACGCAAACGCGGGCCAGCGGCTTCGACCAGTACGGAGCGCCCGCCGGCGGGCTCGTCGACTTCAAAGTCGATCTCGGTGAGGAAGTCACGCGCGGCGATACCCTCTATACGATCACCGACGTCTTCGGCTCCAAGAAGGATGTCGTGACCG
- a CDS encoding gamma-glutamylcyclotransferase family protein, protein MLVFVYGTLTDSGRVAQILDDFSYAGTATLSGLHRVDGEYPTLAPGGSVGGRLLETDEIERLDAYEGVDRGLYIRVSVPVEGAETPTRAAVYVGDPDALAADADWPSAAPFPDCVERYLDSREPSIRIN, encoded by the coding sequence ATGCTCGTCTTCGTCTACGGCACGCTGACCGACAGCGGACGCGTCGCACAGATTCTCGACGACTTCTCGTACGCCGGCACCGCGACCCTCTCGGGCCTCCACCGCGTCGACGGCGAGTACCCGACGCTCGCACCCGGCGGCAGCGTCGGCGGACGGCTACTCGAAACCGACGAGATCGAGCGCCTCGACGCATACGAGGGTGTCGATCGCGGACTCTACATCCGCGTCTCGGTGCCTGTCGAGGGGGCCGAGACACCGACGCGGGCCGCCGTCTACGTCGGCGACCCGGACGCGCTCGCGGCTGACGCCGACTGGCCGAGCGCCGCGCCATTCCCGGATTGCGTGGAGCGATACCTCGACTCCCGCGAGCCATCTATCAGGATTAATTGA
- the citZ gene encoding citrate synthase encodes MSDDLKKGLEGVLVAESALSDIDGDAGRLIYRGYTIEDLAREASYEEVLYLLWHGELPAADDLETFAEEMAGYRAVDDGVLDTVEELAAAEENPMAALRTATSMLSAYDDAGNEPGDREADLTRGMRITAKMPTIVAAYKRLRDGEAPVEPREDLSHAANFLYMLNGEEPDDTLAEVFDMALVLHADHGINASTFAAMVTASTMSDIYSSVTSAIGTLKGGLHGGANQNVMRMLKEVDDSEKSAVEWVDDALENGRRVPGFGHRVYNVKDPRAKILGEKSRDLGEAAGDYKWFSMSQAIEQYMAENKDLAPNVDFYSASTYYQMGIPIDLFTPIFAMSRSGGWIAHVLEYQEDNRLIRPRARYTGPSDAEFVPVDER; translated from the coding sequence ATGTCAGACGACCTCAAGAAGGGTCTGGAAGGTGTCCTCGTCGCCGAATCAGCACTGAGCGACATCGATGGCGACGCTGGACGGCTCATCTACAGGGGCTACACGATCGAGGACCTGGCACGTGAGGCCAGCTACGAGGAGGTCCTCTATCTCCTCTGGCACGGGGAGTTGCCCGCCGCAGACGACCTGGAGACGTTCGCCGAGGAGATGGCCGGCTACCGCGCCGTCGACGACGGCGTTCTCGATACGGTCGAGGAACTCGCAGCGGCCGAAGAGAACCCCATGGCCGCACTCCGGACCGCCACGTCGATGCTCTCGGCCTACGACGACGCCGGCAATGAGCCCGGGGACCGGGAGGCCGATCTCACGCGCGGAATGCGGATCACCGCGAAGATGCCGACGATCGTCGCCGCGTACAAACGCCTGCGCGACGGCGAAGCGCCCGTCGAACCGCGAGAAGACCTGAGCCACGCCGCGAACTTCCTGTACATGCTCAACGGAGAGGAGCCCGACGATACTCTCGCGGAGGTGTTCGACATGGCCCTCGTCCTCCACGCTGACCACGGAATCAACGCCTCGACGTTCGCCGCGATGGTCACCGCCTCGACGATGTCGGACATCTACTCCTCGGTGACGAGTGCGATTGGAACGCTCAAGGGCGGCCTCCACGGCGGGGCCAATCAGAACGTCATGCGGATGCTCAAGGAAGTCGACGACAGCGAGAAGTCGGCGGTCGAATGGGTCGACGACGCGCTCGAAAACGGCCGGCGCGTCCCCGGGTTCGGCCATCGCGTCTACAACGTCAAGGACCCACGGGCGAAGATCCTCGGCGAGAAGTCCCGCGACCTCGGCGAGGCTGCCGGCGACTACAAGTGGTTCTCCATGAGTCAGGCCATCGAGCAGTATATGGCCGAGAACAAGGACCTCGCGCCGAACGTCGACTTCTACTCGGCGTCGACGTACTACCAGATGGGCATCCCGATCGACCTCTTCACTCCGATCTTCGCGATGAGCCGATCCGGCGGCTGGATCGCGCACGTCCTCGAATATCAGGAGGACAACCGTCTCATCCGCCCGCGAGCGCGCTACACCGGCCCGAGCGACGCCGAGTTCGTCCCCGTCGACGAACGGTAA
- a CDS encoding DUF7536 family protein, whose product MSNDRAESGRARFLDALNVRKHALQGFVFATVVTIVVFATFVGLPSEAGFGSSVWYVGLALSLLLALGALVTTILVALRARRLAKDL is encoded by the coding sequence GTGTCGAACGATCGAGCCGAGTCAGGTCGGGCACGCTTTCTGGACGCACTGAACGTCCGCAAGCACGCGCTTCAGGGATTCGTGTTCGCGACTGTCGTCACGATCGTCGTCTTCGCGACCTTCGTCGGCCTCCCCAGCGAGGCCGGGTTCGGATCGAGTGTCTGGTACGTCGGGCTCGCCCTGTCGTTGTTGCTGGCGCTCGGTGCGCTCGTGACGACGATCCTGGTCGCGCTCCGAGCGCGACGTCTGGCAAAAGATCTCTGA